A window of the Butyricimonas virosa genome harbors these coding sequences:
- a CDS encoding TonB-dependent receptor, with amino-acid sequence MRDLYNTYSTLGEAGRYVSYFPTGGVFSNEGHTYEAYNLRGQADYRLMKDKHAFNVLVGTEVISATTEADPKVTRYGYNKYTNSVLTELDYVTKKNNIFGVSSYMPFEKLGSLSTLEDRFFSVYANAAYTYDDRYSVTVSFRTDASNFQAEDVRDKFSPFWSFGASWLISNERFMERASWIDQLKLRASYGIAGVAAGKSGTSSVTTVAVHSGSLIYSGGESFNTIAERGNNTLTWEKSRTLNIGVDMAFFGHKLSGSAEFYNKYSYDVLANTTVPVISQGVESMLLNNAEIVNRGVEFSIGSDLPVAGDLSWSGVLNYSYNHNELKKFGYSGPYMAVGNSYVVGRPIGSYSVLKPVGYSPEGYVLLGGKDGSREPILDEESSHMMDFVTPREGQTLDDNNWAYYLGAAEPKSTLSFSNMFSWKGLTFSFMLTGQFGYYVMTSYSDSFSPDSRNLAAYSDRLDKAFEVYDEGYVNQMSYSELPLYNDDNKTNFESGRGYSSTIGVAMYFRNSFIKGDHIRLNEVFLGYDLPQSLLSKQGVFSRINVYAQASNLGLIWSANGKMDPNYPLGSLKPMPVFTFGLKLGFKSW; translated from the coding sequence GTGAGAGATTTGTATAATACGTATTCCACGTTGGGCGAAGCGGGACGGTATGTTTCTTATTTCCCGACGGGGGGCGTGTTCTCGAACGAGGGACACACGTACGAAGCTTATAACTTGCGCGGGCAGGCGGATTATCGCCTGATGAAAGATAAACACGCATTTAACGTATTGGTAGGTACGGAGGTTATTTCTGCCACGACGGAGGCGGATCCGAAAGTGACACGTTACGGATATAACAAATATACCAATTCCGTGTTGACGGAGCTGGATTACGTGACGAAGAAAAACAATATTTTCGGGGTATCTTCGTATATGCCTTTCGAAAAGTTGGGAAGCCTGTCGACGCTGGAAGACCGTTTCTTTTCGGTGTACGCGAATGCGGCTTATACCTATGATGACCGTTATTCGGTGACAGTCAGTTTCCGAACGGATGCTTCCAATTTTCAGGCGGAAGATGTGCGTGACAAGTTTTCCCCATTTTGGTCGTTCGGTGCCAGTTGGCTGATTTCAAACGAGCGGTTCATGGAGCGGGCGTCTTGGATAGACCAGTTGAAACTGCGCGCATCGTACGGTATTGCGGGTGTGGCGGCTGGTAAGTCGGGGACCTCCAGCGTGACGACTGTGGCGGTGCATTCGGGTAGCCTTATTTATTCCGGGGGAGAATCTTTTAACACGATTGCGGAACGCGGTAATAATACACTGACGTGGGAGAAGTCGCGGACGCTGAATATCGGGGTGGACATGGCGTTTTTCGGGCATAAACTGAGCGGTAGTGCGGAGTTTTATAATAAGTATTCTTATGATGTGTTGGCGAACACGACGGTACCGGTGATTTCGCAGGGCGTGGAGTCTATGTTGTTGAACAACGCGGAGATCGTGAACCGGGGCGTGGAGTTTTCAATCGGTTCTGACTTGCCTGTCGCGGGAGATTTGAGTTGGAGCGGGGTACTGAATTATTCATACAACCACAATGAATTGAAAAAATTCGGTTATAGTGGGCCTTACATGGCGGTTGGCAATTCCTACGTGGTAGGGCGTCCGATTGGTTCTTACTCGGTTTTGAAACCGGTGGGGTATTCGCCGGAAGGTTACGTGTTGTTGGGAGGAAAAGATGGTTCGCGAGAACCCATTCTGGATGAAGAATCTTCGCATATGATGGATTTTGTGACCCCTCGGGAAGGGCAAACGCTTGATGACAATAATTGGGCTTACTATCTGGGGGCAGCAGAACCGAAAAGCACGTTGAGTTTCAGTAATATGTTTAGCTGGAAAGGGTTGACTTTCTCTTTTATGCTCACGGGACAGTTCGGTTATTATGTCATGACGAGTTATAGTGATAGTTTTTCGCCTGATAGCAGAAATCTTGCAGCTTATTCCGATCGTCTGGACAAGGCTTTTGAGGTGTATGACGAGGGGTATGTTAACCAAATGTCTTATTCCGAGTTGCCGCTCTATAACGATGATAATAAAACTAATTTCGAGAGTGGTCGGGGATATTCGAGTACGATAGGTGTTGCCATGTATTTCAGGAACAGTTTTATAAAAGGGGATCATATCCGTTTGAACGAGGTGTTTTTGGGATATGACTTGCCGCAAAGCTTGTTGTCAAAACAAGGGGTATTCAGTCGTATTAATGTTTACGCGCAGGCGAGCAACTTGGGATTGAT
- a CDS encoding RNA polymerase sigma-70 factor yields the protein MDTREVDIIQEFARGGESAFRVLYDRYAVALRYFAAKYLNEDTMIDDVVQDAFVDLWEKRADFRGEYAVKAYLYKAVRNDCLNLMRHQQVEDKYARRVVMEGEDSESFLDRILESEIFQTLSDVFNELPPACKEVYQMSLDGKSHEEIAQTLNISVNTVKKHKNNANHYMRERLKNVLSLLAWIS from the coding sequence TTGGATACGAGAGAAGTAGATATAATCCAGGAATTTGCTCGCGGAGGGGAGAGTGCGTTTCGTGTCTTGTACGACAGATACGCTGTTGCGTTACGTTATTTTGCTGCGAAGTATTTGAACGAGGACACGATGATCGATGATGTCGTGCAGGATGCTTTTGTCGATTTATGGGAGAAAAGGGCTGATTTCCGGGGAGAATATGCCGTGAAAGCTTATCTGTACAAAGCCGTGCGGAATGATTGTCTCAATTTGATGCGCCACCAACAGGTGGAGGATAAGTATGCTAGACGGGTGGTAATGGAGGGGGAGGATTCCGAATCATTTTTGGATCGGATTCTGGAATCGGAGATTTTTCAAACCCTATCGGATGTCTTTAACGAATTACCCCCGGCGTGTAAAGAAGTTTACCAGATGAGTCTTGACGGGAAAAGTCATGAAGAGATTGCGCAAACGTTGAATATATCGGTCAACACGGTCAAAAAGCATAAGAACAATGCCAATCATTATATGAGGGAGCGGCTGAAAAATGTTCTTTCTCTACTTGCTTGGATTTCTTGA
- a CDS encoding ATP-dependent nuclease, with protein sequence MDSEARELLKVVYFKPLRDALTDMTHGYKSRLAQILGAHELFKTQKDAEGNSTKHKLETDYENLKREIENYFKDGGNGSIITGDINKFLKKHFLLNGDPQNAQIKLTGGELTDILRLLDLIMEGNKSGLGTLNLLCIAAEMLLFNNQKKGLKLAIVEELEAHLHPQYQLRLIDYISSQQNNEQFILSTHSITLASKIRLENLIILKDKEAYPMSADYTMMNPAQYLSGTLLPLFDKNEVTVVANTFFNAVADGNQGGQNLEHGNIYKEDDMEIEIATVHAVKGETHAATLYLETFFNKYYESERLKEQFKGITYMGTDDDTLKSLRVVYVGMSRPRYLLCVAIQKDRFHTIDCQELRDIWDVVEA encoded by the coding sequence ATGGACTCTGAAGCGCGAGAATTGTTAAAGGTGGTATATTTCAAACCTCTCAGGGATGCCCTTACAGATATGACTCATGGTTATAAGTCAAGATTGGCGCAAATCCTCGGTGCACACGAACTATTCAAGACTCAAAAAGATGCTGAAGGAAACAGCACTAAGCACAAACTGGAGACCGACTATGAGAATTTAAAGAGAGAAATAGAGAACTATTTCAAAGATGGGGGTAATGGCTCTATTATCACAGGGGACATTAATAAGTTCTTAAAAAAGCATTTCCTGCTTAACGGAGACCCGCAAAATGCCCAGATTAAGCTGACTGGTGGAGAACTAACAGATATATTGAGGTTGCTTGATCTTATCATGGAGGGTAACAAATCGGGACTCGGAACGCTTAACTTATTGTGTATAGCAGCTGAAATGCTTCTGTTCAACAACCAGAAGAAAGGATTGAAGCTGGCGATAGTAGAAGAACTGGAGGCACACCTTCATCCGCAATATCAGTTGAGGTTGATAGATTATATTTCCTCCCAACAAAACAATGAACAGTTTATTCTTTCCACCCATAGCATTACGTTGGCATCGAAAATACGACTTGAAAACCTTATTATTCTAAAAGACAAGGAAGCATATCCAATGTCTGCGGATTACACGATGATGAATCCAGCTCAGTATTTGTCGGGTACGCTTCTGCCTCTATTTGATAAAAATGAGGTGACTGTGGTTGCTAATACATTCTTTAATGCCGTTGCAGACGGGAACCAAGGCGGACAAAATCTTGAACATGGAAACATATACAAAGAAGATGACATGGAGATTGAGATAGCCACGGTTCATGCCGTGAAAGGTGAAACACATGCTGCTACGCTATACCTTGAAACCTTTTTCAACAAGTATTATGAGTCTGAACGGTTAAAAGAGCAATTTAAGGGGATTACGTACATGGGGACTGATGATGATACGCTAAAAAGTCTTAGGGTGGTATATGTTGGCATGAGTAGACCTCGCTACTTGTTATGTGTCGCCATTCAAAAGGATAGATTTCACACTATAGACTGTCAAGAGTTAAGAGATATATGGGATGTGGTAGAGGCATAG
- a CDS encoding ATP-binding protein: MLEEKKPKSWLKSVSAFANGLGGSLFFGIDNDGIARGLDDVQHVCEAISTKIRDYMDPLPEVEMIPHDMDGLHILQLKVDAGHYTPYYYVGDVQRIAFVRVGDESLPATAEHMVRLVLKGSNKTFDSLHTDYNAEDYSFTILANAFKDRTKQEWDKKYLLSFGLVTGAKNLTNAGALFADDCPLWQSRLYCTRWDGKEKGDAINDAEFTGNVLMLLREVMNFVKSNTKKGWEKLPDGRKNKSEYAERAVLEAMVNHFIHRDYTVMGGEVHLDIYDDRLSVTSPGGMYNGMLIQDLDIADVSSERRNPILANVMAQLDYMEKRGSGLTRICNETKALDGYRDELKPVFKSTPTQFQTIIFASPPPNVGDHDGDVSETKITERQQKILNLIKESPTISGRQMSEKLSVSQRTIERDLSALQKSGILKHEGKDNDGVWVVLE; this comes from the coding sequence ATGCTGGAAGAAAAGAAACCCAAGAGCTGGTTGAAAAGCGTAAGTGCTTTTGCCAATGGTTTGGGCGGATCCCTTTTCTTTGGCATTGATAATGATGGTATAGCCAGAGGTCTTGATGATGTACAGCATGTGTGCGAAGCTATCAGTACTAAGATTCGCGACTATATGGATCCTCTGCCAGAGGTGGAGATGATTCCGCATGATATGGATGGTTTGCACATCTTGCAGCTCAAAGTCGATGCAGGGCATTATACTCCGTATTACTACGTTGGGGATGTTCAGCGCATTGCCTTTGTCCGTGTTGGTGACGAGAGTCTTCCTGCTACGGCAGAACATATGGTACGATTAGTTCTTAAAGGTTCAAACAAAACCTTTGATTCTCTACATACAGATTATAATGCAGAGGACTATTCCTTTACGATATTGGCAAATGCTTTCAAAGACCGCACCAAACAAGAATGGGACAAGAAATATCTTTTGTCGTTTGGATTGGTAACTGGTGCAAAGAACCTTACGAATGCTGGTGCCTTGTTTGCCGATGACTGCCCATTGTGGCAATCTCGCCTATACTGCACACGTTGGGATGGAAAGGAAAAGGGTGATGCTATCAATGATGCCGAGTTTACTGGAAACGTACTCATGTTACTTCGTGAAGTCATGAACTTTGTGAAATCCAACACAAAGAAAGGCTGGGAGAAGTTACCTGATGGTCGAAAGAACAAGTCTGAATATGCAGAACGTGCTGTTCTCGAAGCTATGGTTAACCACTTCATTCATCGTGACTATACTGTTATGGGTGGCGAGGTGCATCTTGATATCTACGATGACCGTCTCTCCGTTACGTCCCCTGGTGGAATGTACAATGGAATGCTGATTCAGGACTTAGATATCGCAGACGTTTCTTCTGAAAGACGTAATCCAATACTTGCAAATGTCATGGCCCAACTGGACTATATGGAGAAAAGAGGTAGTGGACTCACACGCATCTGCAACGAGACCAAAGCATTGGATGGGTATAGGGATGAACTTAAACCTGTTTTCAAATCCACTCCAACTCAATTTCAGACCATCATTTTCGCCTCCCCCCCCCCCAATGTCGGAGACCATGACGGAGATGTGTCGGAGACGAAAATTACTGAGCGTCAGCAGAAAATACTGAATCTCATCAAAGAGTCTCCGACAATTAGTGGTCGCCAAATGTCGGAGAAGCTGTCGGTGAGCCAACGCACAATAGAACGAGACCTTTCCGCTTTGCAAAAGAGTGGAATTCTGAAGCATGAAGGCAAGGATAATGATGGGGTATGGGTAGTATTAGAGTAA
- a CDS encoding FecR family protein: MEIQNNDRIKQMVVRYVKGELSEEEMDELKRWRDERAEHEELFRNVVSREKLERGIRRFVKTSEQQELEWNRILNRTVRKKRHSRKMSWMRYAALFVLPLLVGGIVYFSWDTTWETGPVVTSPRIVPGVSMAELVLPDGTKVWLDREANRALEEGVKNSGDTLNYTEVVASGIQDSCEIYHTLRVPRGGEYTLVLADGTTVYLNAESELRFPKQFKGKSRKVYLEGEGYFDVQRDEKQPFVVEVKQVEVRVLGTSFGIRAYMGEENVLTTLVEGRVNVEAGGKQVELSPGQQADFSRGNDRLTVTKVDVEQYVSWKDGRLVFDNKPLEFILEELGRWYSFDVFYTNKELKGIPYSLNIKKHEDIAHVLKFIERTGKVKFEINKNTIIVK; this comes from the coding sequence ATGGAGATTCAGAATAATGATCGGATAAAACAAATGGTCGTTCGTTACGTGAAAGGTGAATTGAGCGAGGAGGAGATGGACGAGCTAAAACGCTGGCGAGACGAGCGAGCGGAGCATGAGGAGTTGTTCCGGAACGTGGTTTCCAGGGAGAAATTGGAGAGGGGGATTCGTCGCTTCGTGAAGACTTCGGAGCAGCAAGAGCTGGAATGGAACCGAATTTTAAACCGGACGGTGCGAAAAAAACGGCACTCTCGGAAAATGTCGTGGATGCGTTATGCCGCTTTGTTTGTCTTACCTTTGTTGGTAGGCGGGATCGTGTATTTTTCATGGGATACTACATGGGAAACAGGGCCGGTAGTAACTTCTCCCCGAATTGTTCCCGGTGTGTCCATGGCCGAGTTGGTATTGCCGGATGGAACGAAAGTATGGTTGGATCGAGAAGCGAATCGGGCTTTGGAAGAGGGAGTGAAAAATAGCGGAGATACGCTGAATTACACGGAAGTTGTTGCCAGTGGAATACAGGATTCCTGCGAGATATATCATACCTTGCGTGTTCCTCGCGGGGGAGAATATACTTTGGTGTTGGCTGACGGAACAACGGTTTACCTGAATGCCGAGTCGGAATTAAGGTTTCCGAAACAATTCAAAGGAAAGAGCCGGAAAGTGTATTTGGAAGGAGAGGGATATTTTGACGTGCAGCGTGACGAGAAGCAGCCTTTTGTTGTTGAGGTGAAACAAGTGGAGGTGCGAGTGTTGGGAACTTCGTTCGGGATTCGGGCTTACATGGGAGAGGAAAATGTGTTGACGACTTTGGTAGAGGGACGAGTGAACGTGGAGGCGGGAGGAAAACAAGTGGAGTTATCTCCCGGGCAACAGGCTGATTTTAGCAGGGGAAATGACCGGTTAACCGTGACCAAGGTGGATGTAGAACAGTATGTCAGTTGGAAGGATGGCCGCTTGGTATTTGATAACAAGCCTTTGGAGTTTATACTGGAGGAATTGGGTCGCTGGTATTCGTTTGACGTGTTCTACACGAACAAGGAATTGAAAGGGATTCCTTATTCGTTGAACATCAAGAAACATGAGGATATAGCTCATGTGCTGAAGTTTATCGAACGAACCGGGAAAGTAAAATTTGAAATTAATAAGAATACGATTATAGTGAAATAA
- a CDS encoding ATP-dependent nuclease, which translates to MHLSALKLWNFRKYCEGPNGEPGLVVNFHEGVNVLIGENDSGKTAIVDAIRYALKTQSGEFIQFDDKDFYQDVNGNRKEEFKIECVFDGLNEQDSGLFWEWLSWNDDKTRYLLKVWLYAKRKDNVIMPSFTAGMVLKDKQTEWTLKRENC; encoded by the coding sequence ATGCATCTGTCTGCTCTCAAACTATGGAATTTCAGGAAATACTGCGAAGGTCCTAATGGTGAGCCAGGGCTAGTGGTGAATTTCCATGAAGGCGTGAACGTGCTTATTGGAGAAAATGACTCAGGTAAGACGGCCATCGTTGATGCTATTCGATATGCTCTGAAGACACAAAGCGGAGAGTTTATCCAGTTTGATGATAAAGATTTTTATCAAGATGTCAACGGAAATAGAAAGGAAGAGTTTAAGATAGAGTGCGTGTTTGACGGATTGAATGAACAGGACTCAGGCTTGTTCTGGGAGTGGTTGTCATGGAACGATGATAAAACAAGATATTTGTTGAAGGTATGGCTTTATGCTAAGAGGAAAGATAACGTCATTATGCCATCGTTCACAGCTGGTATGGTATTGAAGGACAAGCAGACAGAATGGACTCTGAAGCGCGAGAATTGTTAA
- a CDS encoding peroxiredoxin family protein: MANCLRWLILFLFLGNVVFADENKVRCVVHGKLVGMEVEDVLLVDATLDSRYHGTTVTVKNHCFECVLELPHAEGYKLIFVTRKPWEWYTVPFIAEDGKVDITVNVDKNYMVKRGKFNERYQEYRELQQQEIGWKRYSFMHKFCEGQWDELYYFLVIEELQRRQMYQSELDEELERAYHVLAEKFVSSDYTRLGKILLDGFHNVRSGGHYVDFEAPDLEGNKVRLSDIIKGKVAVIDLWASWCMPCRAKAKAMIPIYEKYKDRGFEIVGVAREFKNTDRLKQAIKLDGYPWLQLVELDDGCRIWTQYMLGNAGGGVFLVDRDGKILAVNPKPEEVQKILEQKLGE, encoded by the coding sequence ATGGCGAATTGTTTAAGATGGTTGATTTTGTTCTTGTTCTTAGGGAATGTTGTTTTTGCAGACGAGAATAAGGTGCGCTGTGTTGTTCATGGCAAGCTAGTCGGGATGGAAGTGGAGGATGTGCTTTTGGTAGATGCTACGTTGGATTCCCGTTATCATGGGACAACGGTTACAGTGAAAAATCATTGTTTTGAATGTGTGTTGGAATTGCCACATGCGGAAGGGTATAAATTGATATTTGTAACCCGGAAACCTTGGGAGTGGTATACGGTTCCTTTCATTGCAGAAGATGGGAAAGTGGATATTACGGTGAATGTTGATAAAAATTACATGGTGAAGAGGGGAAAGTTTAACGAGAGATATCAAGAATACCGAGAGTTGCAACAACAGGAAATAGGTTGGAAACGATACTCTTTTATGCATAAGTTCTGTGAGGGACAATGGGATGAGTTGTATTATTTTTTAGTGATAGAAGAATTACAGCGACGACAAATGTATCAGTCTGAATTAGATGAGGAATTAGAGCGTGCTTATCATGTTTTGGCAGAAAAATTTGTTTCCAGTGACTATACTCGTTTGGGGAAAATATTACTTGACGGTTTCCATAATGTCAGATCGGGTGGACATTATGTCGACTTTGAGGCTCCTGATCTTGAAGGGAATAAGGTGAGACTTTCGGATATTATAAAAGGAAAGGTTGCCGTTATTGATTTGTGGGCTTCCTGGTGTATGCCTTGTCGAGCAAAGGCGAAAGCGATGATTCCGATTTACGAGAAGTATAAAGATCGAGGCTTCGAGATCGTTGGCGTGGCACGGGAGTTCAAGAACACGGATCGTCTGAAACAGGCTATAAAACTGGACGGTTATCCTTGGTTGCAGTTGGTTGAGTTAGATGATGGGTGTCGAATATGGACTCAGTATATGTTGGGAAATGCCGGGGGAGGCGTATTTTTGGTCGATAGGGACGGGAAGATTTTAGCCGTGAATCCGAAACCGGAAGAGGTGCAGAAGATTTTAGAGCAGAAATTAGGAGAGTAG
- a CDS encoding DUF1848 family protein, giving the protein MTFLGVEIIDTKQQPDLFVDIEPLEIPSDAILLDNSYCVVINKNNKDKGQRMACGCMKSKDIGEYNTCPHLCEYCYANASKEVAVAN; this is encoded by the coding sequence ATGACTTTTCTTGGAGTCGAGATAATAGATACCAAGCAACAACCAGATTTGTTTGTTGATATAGAGCCTTTGGAAATACCTTCGGATGCAATCCTTTTAGATAATAGTTACTGTGTTGTTATTAACAAGAACAACAAAGACAAAGGACAACGCATGGCATGCGGTTGTATGAAAAGTAAGGATATAGGTGAATACAACACATGTCCACATTTATGTGAATATTGCTATGCCAATGCAAGCAAAGAAGTGGCAGTTGCAAATTGA
- a CDS encoding IS256 family transposase: MEQEFNFESIKNKALEQLKSGKSLLGKDGAFAPLLESILNAALEGEMEAHLSDEERETGNRRNGKMQKQVQTPLGEVTVSTPRDRNSTFDPQFIKKRETILAEGVADRIIGLYALGNSTREISDWMEENLGNRVSAETISSITDRVLPEIKAWKSRLLDPVYPIVWLDAIHYKVTDERGYAVTRAIYNVLGITKEGHKELLGMYISKNEGANFWLGVLTDLQNRGVQDILIACVDGLKGFPEAIVSVYPDAIVQLCIVHQIRNSIKHVGSKHQKEFLLDLKRVYQAVNKESAEEELVKLDDKWGEQYPIVIKSWQDNWEKLTEYFQFTATIRRLIYTTNTVEGYHRQIRKVTKNKGVFPHDTALEKLVYLAYRNIRKKWTMPIPNWAAVAQQLAIKFGERFKLW, from the coding sequence ATGGAACAAGAATTTAATTTCGAAAGCATCAAAAACAAGGCCCTGGAACAATTAAAATCAGGTAAGTCCTTGTTAGGTAAAGACGGTGCGTTTGCCCCGTTATTGGAAAGTATACTAAACGCGGCACTCGAAGGTGAAATGGAAGCCCATCTCTCTGATGAAGAACGAGAAACGGGTAATCGTCGTAACGGTAAAATGCAAAAACAAGTACAAACTCCTTTAGGAGAAGTGACGGTATCCACGCCTAGAGATCGTAACTCAACTTTTGATCCCCAGTTCATTAAAAAACGAGAGACTATACTAGCCGAGGGTGTGGCCGATCGGATCATAGGTTTATACGCCCTTGGTAATAGCACCCGAGAAATAAGTGACTGGATGGAAGAGAATCTAGGAAACAGGGTATCGGCAGAAACGATCAGTTCTATAACAGATCGGGTTCTTCCCGAGATTAAAGCTTGGAAATCAAGGCTCCTTGATCCCGTGTACCCGATCGTTTGGTTGGACGCTATTCATTACAAGGTAACAGATGAAAGAGGTTACGCCGTGACTCGTGCCATTTACAACGTGCTGGGTATAACCAAGGAGGGGCATAAGGAGCTACTGGGAATGTATATCTCTAAAAACGAGGGAGCGAACTTTTGGCTGGGAGTTCTCACGGATTTGCAAAACCGTGGTGTGCAAGATATACTAATCGCTTGCGTGGACGGTCTAAAGGGCTTTCCCGAGGCGATCGTGAGTGTTTATCCCGACGCTATAGTCCAGTTATGCATCGTGCATCAAATACGCAATTCTATCAAGCACGTGGGTAGTAAACACCAAAAAGAATTCCTGCTTGACCTCAAGCGAGTTTATCAAGCTGTAAATAAAGAATCAGCTGAAGAAGAACTGGTTAAACTTGACGATAAATGGGGTGAACAATACCCTATTGTCATCAAATCATGGCAAGATAACTGGGAGAAACTAACTGAATATTTCCAGTTCACGGCAACTATCAGAAGACTGATATACACGACCAATACCGTGGAAGGGTATCATCGACAAATTCGAAAAGTTACAAAAAACAAGGGCGTGTTCCCGCACGACACCGCCCTTGAAAAACTAGTTTACCTGGCTTATCGCAATATCAGGAAAAAATGGACCATGCCAATCCCGAATTGGGCGGCTGTTGCTCAACAACTGGCTATTAAATTTGGAGAAAGGTTTAAATTATGGTAA
- a CDS encoding SusC/RagA family TonB-linked outer membrane protein, translating to MKKNLYACIDRHRKVMKLILMMKATFILSVLFALQVHAGVYSQQVRMSMELERASIKQIINEIKLHTEYSFVYSDADLSGIQDRDVLFKDATIESILSSCLKGTGLKFSIEEKTIVIWKEIILQQKKVEERIVKGVVIDGQGIPLPGATIVLKGTTSGVVSDSVGRFEIKLPEKGVHVLVFSFVGMKKQEIPLSGKEFIEVVLEEDNENLDDVVVTGYQTISKERATGAYSIVDAETLGRKPTSNLAQALVGLVSGLSVVSAPVDGQIRFAIRGQGTISQVSMGGANWKADNDPLIVVDGFPISGYMLESDPFSSINPNDVESVTVLKDAAATSIYGARAANGVIVITTKKGKAKSKLEISADAYWSVSSRADLDYLFNMASAENQFRFEELMHKYDPINLTSNDPYTRTSARRRYMSAPYGMLYERDNKKNLTAGEYEAKKQELIELGNRGVWKDDLNEYIFQRMMRQQYNVSLRGAAEKLDYAFSASYDDEDSYLQENGKRRVLLNLASNARLTKNLTFELAVNTMFSREESNGTSIESVRGWLSPWTRLKDEEGNFVHVPTSQTVYEPLLMSEEYYAGKTPTDWTYNPVADRDYTDNYSKTMNYRVQGGFEYRTE from the coding sequence ATGAAAAAAAATCTTTATGCCTGCATAGACAGGCATAGAAAAGTAATGAAGCTTATTTTAATGATGAAGGCGACGTTTATTTTATCGGTTTTATTCGCACTGCAAGTGCATGCCGGGGTTTATTCCCAACAGGTACGGATGAGTATGGAGTTGGAGAGGGCATCGATTAAACAGATTATTAACGAGATCAAATTACACACGGAATATAGTTTCGTGTATAGTGATGCCGATTTGTCTGGAATTCAAGACAGGGATGTTTTGTTTAAAGATGCTACGATCGAGAGTATTTTAAGTAGTTGTTTGAAAGGTACGGGATTGAAATTTTCGATCGAGGAGAAGACTATCGTGATATGGAAGGAGATAATTTTGCAGCAGAAAAAAGTAGAGGAGAGAATTGTTAAAGGCGTGGTGATCGATGGCCAAGGAATACCCTTGCCTGGAGCTACTATCGTGTTGAAGGGTACGACTTCCGGTGTCGTGTCGGATTCTGTTGGACGTTTTGAGATTAAATTGCCGGAAAAAGGGGTACACGTGTTAGTCTTCTCGTTCGTGGGAATGAAAAAGCAGGAGATTCCGCTGTCCGGTAAGGAATTTATTGAAGTTGTGTTGGAGGAGGATAACGAGAATCTGGATGATGTGGTGGTGACCGGTTACCAGACGATTTCCAAGGAACGGGCAACGGGTGCTTACTCGATCGTGGATGCGGAAACATTGGGGCGGAAACCGACATCCAATCTTGCGCAAGCATTAGTCGGACTGGTGTCGGGATTATCGGTGGTGAGCGCACCGGTCGACGGGCAGATACGTTTCGCTATCCGGGGACAAGGTACTATATCACAAGTTAGTATGGGAGGAGCTAATTGGAAGGCGGATAACGATCCGCTGATCGTGGTGGATGGTTTCCCCATCAGTGGTTATATGCTTGAGAGTGATCCGTTTTCATCCATTAACCCGAATGATGTAGAATCGGTGACCGTGTTGAAGGATGCGGCGGCAACTTCTATTTACGGGGCGCGTGCGGCAAACGGGGTGATCGTGATTACCACGAAAAAAGGCAAGGCGAAAAGCAAGTTGGAGATTTCAGCGGATGCTTACTGGTCGGTGAGCTCTCGGGCAGATTTGGATTATTTGTTTAACATGGCATCGGCAGAGAACCAGTTTCGTTTCGAAGAATTGATGCACAAATACGATCCGATTAATCTTACAAGTAATGATCCTTACACGAGGACTTCCGCTAGGAGACGGTATATGTCGGCTCCATACGGTATGCTGTACGAGCGGGATAATAAAAAGAATCTTACCGCAGGGGAGTACGAGGCTAAAAAACAGGAGCTTATCGAATTGGGGAACCGCGGGGTATGGAAAGATGATTTGAACGAGTATATTTTTCAGCGTATGATGCGTCAGCAGTACAATGTGTCGTTACGGGGTGCTGCGGAGAAGTTGGATTACGCTTTTTCGGCTTCTTATGATGATGAGGACAGTTACCTGCAAGAGAATGGCAAGCGGCGTGTATTGCTGAATCTGGCGAGTAACGCCCGGTTGACGAAAAACCTGACATTCGAGTTGGCGGTGAACACGATGTTCAGTAGGGAGGAAAGCAATGGTACGAGTATTGAAAGCGTGCGGGGATGGCTTAGTCCGTGGACTCGTTTGAAGGATGAAGAAGGGAATTTCGTGCATGTACCGACCTCGCAGACGGTGTACGAGCCTCTGTTGATGTCGGAGGAATATTATGCGGGCAAGACTCCGACGGATTGGACTTATAACCCTGTTGCCGATCGGGATTACACGGATAACTATTCCAAGACGATGAATTACAGGGTGCAAGGTGGTTTTGAATACCGGACGGAGTGA